One window of Deltaproteobacteria bacterium genomic DNA carries:
- a CDS encoding alanine--glyoxylate aminotransferase family protein: MKKYLFTPGPTELPSRVLLAMAHPIIHHRAPEFLPLLEQTRQDLKWLYKTKNEVIIFASSGTGAMESAVSNFLSKGDKALVVNAGKFGERWASLCKVYGVEAIVINVEWGSAVEPEKVKEELKKHPDIKAVYIQATETSTGVVHPVREVAKIIHENSKALVVVDGITGVGVFELPMDDWGIDVLITGSQKALMLPPGLAFVGVSDNAWKLQETSNLPKYYFDLKKEYKNLIKNQTAYTPAISLIVGLGESLKMMREEGLENVYKRHAILARATRSGIQAMGLKLYATSPSNSLTAVSSPDGIDSGKIINMLDKEYGITVANGQDHAKGKIFRITHMGYYDRSDILFVLGTIEIVLNKLGYKTEPGKGAGAAEKVFIEG, translated from the coding sequence ATGAAAAAATATTTATTTACCCCTGGCCCTACAGAACTGCCGTCAAGAGTACTTCTCGCAATGGCACATCCCATAATACATCATAGAGCACCCGAATTTTTACCATTACTCGAACAGACAAGACAGGATTTAAAATGGCTTTACAAAACAAAAAACGAGGTAATCATCTTTGCCTCGTCAGGAACAGGTGCTATGGAAAGTGCGGTGAGTAACTTTCTATCAAAAGGAGATAAGGCCCTTGTCGTCAACGCGGGAAAATTCGGAGAAAGATGGGCATCGTTGTGTAAGGTATATGGAGTTGAAGCGATAGTTATAAACGTAGAATGGGGCAGTGCGGTAGAACCAGAAAAGGTTAAAGAGGAGTTAAAAAAACATCCCGATATAAAGGCTGTATATATACAGGCAACTGAGACTTCAACAGGTGTTGTGCACCCTGTAAGAGAGGTTGCAAAGATCATACACGAAAATAGCAAGGCACTGGTGGTTGTTGACGGCATTACGGGTGTTGGCGTTTTTGAACTTCCGATGGACGATTGGGGTATTGATGTTCTTATTACAGGTTCTCAAAAAGCACTGATGCTGCCTCCTGGTCTTGCATTTGTCGGCGTTAGTGATAATGCATGGAAGCTTCAGGAGACATCAAATCTTCCAAAGTATTATTTTGATTTAAAGAAAGAATATAAGAATCTCATAAAAAATCAAACAGCTTATACACCCGCGATATCACTCATTGTAGGGCTGGGAGAGTCTTTAAAAATGATGCGGGAAGAAGGGCTTGAGAATGTTTATAAAAGGCATGCTATACTTGCCAGAGCAACAAGAAGCGGTATACAGGCTATGGGCTTAAAACTCTATGCGACATCACCAAGCAATTCTTTAACCGCTGTTAGTTCACCCGACGGCATTGATTCAGGAAAGATCATCAATATGCTTGATAAAGAGTATGGTATAACAGTCGCAAACGGGCAGGATCATGCAAAGGGTAAGATATTCAGGATAACGCACATGGGCTATTATGATAGATCGGATATTTTATTTGTGCTTGGAACTATCGAGATTGTTCTGAACAAGCTCGGATATAAAACAGAACCAGGTAAGGGCGCCGGCGCGGCAGAAAAAGTATTTATAGAAGGGTAG
- a CDS encoding 2-oxoacid:acceptor oxidoreductase family protein produces the protein MSDKNIEIRLSGEGGQGLILAGVILAESAIIEGKNASQSQYYGPESRGGISKSEVIISEGEIVYPEVAEPDMVLVLSQVACIPYTKDIRSDETYVLFDSDKVSDFPSLKKGKIYKLPFTKTAYDKLGKPFIANIIALGTVVALTNAVKRESIEKAVLARVPKGTEELNRAALNEGFELAKTIKL, from the coding sequence ATGAGTGATAAAAATATAGAGATCAGATTAAGCGGTGAAGGCGGACAGGGATTAATACTGGCAGGCGTAATACTTGCAGAATCAGCCATAATTGAAGGTAAGAATGCATCACAATCCCAGTATTACGGACCCGAATCAAGAGGTGGTATAAGCAAATCCGAGGTTATAATCAGTGAAGGCGAGATCGTGTATCCGGAAGTAGCCGAACCGGACATGGTCCTTGTACTTTCACAGGTCGCGTGTATCCCGTATACAAAGGATATAAGGAGCGATGAGACTTATGTGCTGTTTGACAGTGATAAAGTATCTGATTTTCCATCACTTAAAAAAGGAAAGATATATAAGCTGCCGTTTACAAAAACAGCCTATGATAAACTCGGCAAACCTTTTATAGCCAATATTATTGCACTCGGTACTGTGGTAGCGTTGACAAATGCCGTGAAAAGAGAATCTATAGAAAAGGCTGTTCTTGCAAGGGTCCCAAAAGGCACCGAAGAGTTAAACAGAGCAGCATTAAACGAAGGTTTTGAGCTTGCAAAAACTATAAAATTATAA
- a CDS encoding 2-oxoacid:ferredoxin oxidoreductase subunit beta — protein MSFEYEKYIRTGTLPHIWCPGCGHGIVMKSMLRAIDGLKLDKNNIAVVSGIGCTSRLPGYLDMNTLHTTHGRALSFATGIKLANPKLTVIVISGDGDAVAIGGNHFIHAARRNIDITLMIFNNSIYGMTGGQVAPTTPIGAIATTMPYGNIDPPFDIVKLAEGAGATFIARTTSYHTAQTEQLVKQAIQHKGFSVLDIIDACPVQYGRRNAPRDATEMLKVQKDNTVPVQLAQKKSAEELKNKIITGIFVKKELPEYAETYYNTIMPKAKAK, from the coding sequence ATGTCGTTTGAGTATGAAAAATATATAAGAACAGGCACATTGCCGCATATATGGTGTCCCGGCTGTGGTCATGGTATTGTGATGAAATCAATGCTGAGGGCGATTGATGGTTTAAAGCTTGATAAAAATAATATAGCTGTTGTTTCGGGCATAGGCTGTACATCAAGATTACCAGGCTATCTTGATATGAACACCTTGCATACCACACATGGCAGAGCGCTTAGCTTTGCAACCGGGATAAAACTTGCAAATCCCAAGTTAACGGTAATAGTTATAAGCGGTGATGGTGATGCTGTAGCGATAGGCGGCAACCATTTTATTCATGCCGCAAGAAGGAACATAGACATTACACTCATGATATTTAACAACTCCATATACGGCATGACAGGCGGCCAGGTTGCACCGACGACGCCGATCGGGGCTATTGCAACCACCATGCCCTATGGAAATATAGATCCGCCATTTGATATTGTTAAGCTTGCAGAAGGCGCAGGTGCTACATTTATAGCAAGAACAACTTCATACCATACGGCACAAACAGAACAACTTGTAAAACAGGCTATACAACACAAAGGATTTTCCGTACTCGATATAATTGATGCATGTCCTGTACAGTATGGTAGAAGAAACGCACCCAGAGATGCCACTGAAATGTTAAAAGTACAAAAGGATAATACAGTCCCTGTTCAACTCGCACAGAAGAAAAGTGCTGAAGAACTAAAGAATAAGATCATTACAGGCATTTTTGTAAAAAAAGAATTGCCAGAATACGCGGAAACATACTACAATACAATAATGCCCAAAGCAAAAGCAAAGTAG